In a single window of the Bacteroidales bacterium genome:
- the rho gene encoding transcription termination factor Rho — translation MFDATELISKKLVELRSIAKGLGVKYADVLKKEELIQKIIEAEWQKENNTKDHLQLSFKLEEDTKSENETINKEETKRKRKRKIVTTEPIDSSISKLTNPEIIDEEIIPKALQEGFDDEINITIEPEINIDNKTNDIVQVEIIAEKKETNSLEDENHSSVNQTEAILQTEKTENNTKPKTYTPYHNKNGQEKAIIDKNNDFDGIATTVGVLEIMPENYGFLRSPDYNYLSSPDDVYVSQSQIKHLGLKTGDTIKGSVRPPREGEKYFPLVKIEEINGLPPELIRERVPFDHLTPLFPNEKFNIAEGPKATISTRIVDMFAPIGKGQRGLIVAQPKTGKTVLLKEIANAIAHNHPEVYLMILLIDERPEEVTDMARSVNAEVISSTFDEPAERHVKIANIVLERAKRMVECGHDVVILLDSITRLARAYNTVAPASGKILTGGVDSNALHKPKRFFGSARNIENGGSLTIIATALTETGSKMDDVIFEEFKGTGNMELQLDRKLANKRIFPAVDILASSTRREELLHPQEVLNRIWILRNYLSDMTPVEAMEFFKDRLARTQSNEEFLLTMSSE, via the coding sequence ATGTTTGACGCAACAGAATTAATTTCTAAAAAACTAGTAGAATTACGAAGTATTGCCAAAGGTTTAGGTGTAAAGTATGCCGACGTTTTAAAAAAAGAGGAACTTATTCAAAAAATAATAGAAGCAGAATGGCAAAAAGAAAATAATACAAAAGACCATTTACAATTATCATTTAAGTTAGAAGAAGATACAAAATCTGAAAACGAAACCATTAATAAAGAAGAAACGAAACGCAAACGTAAACGCAAAATTGTTACCACCGAACCAATAGATAGTTCTATTTCGAAATTAACAAACCCCGAAATAATTGACGAAGAAATAATTCCTAAAGCCTTACAAGAAGGATTTGATGACGAAATCAACATTACCATTGAACCAGAAATAAACATCGATAACAAAACCAATGATATAGTTCAAGTTGAAATTATTGCAGAGAAAAAAGAAACGAATTCTTTAGAAGATGAAAACCATTCATCCGTTAATCAAACAGAAGCAATTCTCCAAACAGAAAAAACAGAAAACAATACTAAACCAAAAACATATACTCCTTATCACAATAAGAACGGACAAGAAAAAGCTATCATCGACAAAAACAACGATTTTGATGGCATAGCAACCACCGTTGGTGTATTAGAGATTATGCCCGAAAATTATGGTTTTCTCCGCTCGCCCGATTATAATTATTTATCATCACCCGACGATGTGTATGTGTCACAATCGCAAATAAAACACTTGGGTTTAAAAACGGGTGACACCATAAAAGGCTCCGTAAGACCACCACGTGAAGGTGAAAAATATTTTCCATTGGTAAAAATTGAAGAAATTAATGGGCTACCTCCCGAACTCATAAGAGAGCGTGTTCCCTTTGACCACCTTACTCCCCTTTTTCCAAACGAAAAATTTAATATAGCCGAAGGTCCTAAAGCAACTATCTCTACTCGAATTGTAGATATGTTCGCCCCTATAGGTAAGGGACAACGCGGACTAATTGTAGCCCAACCCAAAACGGGAAAAACTGTTTTATTAAAAGAAATTGCTAATGCTATAGCACATAACCACCCCGAAGTATATCTTATGATATTACTCATTGACGAACGTCCCGAAGAAGTTACCGATATGGCTCGTAGTGTTAATGCAGAGGTAATAAGCTCTACATTCGACGAGCCTGCCGAACGCCATGTAAAAATCGCTAATATTGTTCTCGAGCGAGCTAAACGCATGGTAGAATGCGGCCATGATGTCGTTATACTTCTCGACTCTATTACCCGCTTAGCTCGAGCATATAACACGGTTGCACCAGCATCGGGTAAAATTTTAACCGGTGGAGTTGATTCTAACGCCCTGCACAAACCCAAACGTTTCTTTGGTTCGGCTCGAAACATTGAAAATGGAGGTTCGTTAACTATCATAGCAACTGCGCTAACCGAAACAGGATCGAAAATGGATGATGTTATTTTTGAAGAATTTAAAGGCACTGGCAATATGGAACTCCAACTCGACAGAAAACTAGCCAATAAGCGAATTTTCCCAGCTGTTGATATTTTAGCTTCAAGTACACGTCGTGAAGAGCTTTTACATCCACAAGAAGTACTCAATAGAATTTGGATATTGCGTAACTACCTTTCAGATATGACTCCTGTAGAAGCGATGGAATTTTTCAAAGATCGTTTAGCACGGACACAAAGCAACGAAGAGTTTTTACTAACGATGAGCAGCGAATAA
- the nifJ gene encoding pyruvate:ferredoxin (flavodoxin) oxidoreductase — MAKEKKFMTCDGNHAAAHVAYMFSEMACIYPITPSSNMAENVDEWAAQGRKNIFGETVRVVEMQSEAGAAGAVHGALQAGTLCSTYTASQGLLLMIPNMYKIAGELLPGVFHVSARSLAAQALSIFGDHSDVMATRNTGFALLATASVQEIMDIAPVAHLAAIKSRVPFLHFFDGFRTSHEIQKIEYIENEDIINLVDKDALQAFRNRALNPNHPVTRGTAQNPDIYFQAREAANRFYDAVPDIVEYYMQEMAKITGREYHPFDYYGHPEAENIVIAMGSITDTLKEVIDYKLKRDEKVGLISVHLYRPFSKKYFMKVLPKTVKRIAVLDRTKEPGATGEPLYLDVVDVFYGEENKPLIVGGRYGLSSKDTTPGMMFSVFDNLALNEPKNHFTIGIIDDVTFTSLPMREIQCLCEGGVFEAKFYGIGSDGTVGANKNSIKIIGENTNKYVQAYFAYDSKKSGGVTISHLRFSDNVLRSPYLVCNPDFVACHVPAYLDKYDMLKGLKRNGTFLLNSIWDAEETKKHLPDSIKKYLAENEINFYIINASKIAEEIGLPGRTNTIMQAAFFKVANVIPYDLAVKAMKKAIEKTYGKKGEKVVQLNYAAVDAGEKVIKVEIPQDWKNIVVKDTTQDSHLPDFIKKVVNPINALKGDDLPVSAFLDREDGTFPAGTTKYEKRGIAINVPTWISDNCIQCNQCSFVCPHAAIRPFLLNEEELKNAPEGTVTLKANGKDYAGLHFRIQVSVLDCTGCGNCVDVCPAKTKALEFKTLESQHAEIKRWEYLSENVTYKTIADPTSTVKASQFAQPLFEFSGACAGCGETPYIKLITQLFGDRMIVANATGCSSIYGGSAPSTPYCANKEGKGVAWANSLFEDNAEYGFGIASGAKKLRERVKRYMQQLLNENINAQTKEAIQAWIDNFNNSTTTKEVSAKVAEMLKKENHPLCNEILALEQYFVKPSVWIIGGDGWAYDIGYGGLDHVIASGEDVNILVLDTEVYSNTGGQASKASPLAAVAKFAASGKRIRKKDLGLIATTYGYVYVAQVSMGASQSQYLKAIREAEAYQGPSIIIAYAPCINHGLHDGMGKSQEEAKLAVECGYWTLYRYNPELEKQGLNPFQIDSKEPDWSKFQAFLNSEVRFTSLKKTFPQEAEILFKEAEENAKWRYNQYRRLASAFATEKTI; from the coding sequence ATGGCAAAAGAAAAAAAATTTATGACATGCGATGGCAATCATGCTGCTGCGCATGTTGCATACATGTTTAGCGAAATGGCATGTATTTATCCTATTACCCCCTCTTCGAATATGGCCGAAAATGTTGATGAATGGGCAGCACAAGGACGTAAAAACATTTTTGGCGAAACAGTTCGCGTAGTTGAAATGCAATCAGAAGCTGGAGCCGCTGGAGCAGTTCATGGAGCCTTACAAGCAGGCACATTATGCTCTACTTATACTGCCTCACAAGGTTTATTGCTCATGATTCCCAACATGTATAAAATTGCAGGTGAATTATTACCCGGTGTTTTTCATGTTAGCGCACGTAGCTTAGCTGCACAAGCATTATCTATTTTTGGCGACCATAGCGACGTAATGGCAACCCGTAATACTGGCTTTGCTTTATTAGCAACAGCTTCAGTACAAGAAATAATGGATATTGCTCCTGTGGCACATTTAGCTGCGATTAAATCGAGAGTGCCTTTTCTACACTTTTTCGATGGTTTCAGAACATCGCACGAAATCCAAAAAATTGAATATATCGAGAATGAAGATATTATCAACTTAGTTGATAAAGATGCTCTACAAGCATTCCGTAATAGAGCTTTAAACCCTAATCACCCAGTAACTCGTGGTACCGCCCAAAATCCTGATATTTATTTCCAAGCACGCGAAGCAGCCAATCGTTTTTACGATGCCGTGCCCGATATCGTTGAGTATTATATGCAAGAAATGGCAAAAATAACAGGACGCGAATACCATCCATTCGATTACTATGGACATCCAGAAGCTGAAAATATTGTGATTGCAATGGGCTCCATTACCGATACTCTAAAAGAAGTAATCGACTACAAACTTAAACGCGACGAAAAAGTTGGTTTAATTAGCGTTCATCTTTACCGTCCATTCTCGAAAAAATACTTCATGAAAGTTTTACCCAAAACCGTAAAACGTATTGCAGTATTAGACCGCACCAAAGAACCCGGAGCAACCGGCGAACCTCTCTATTTAGATGTAGTTGATGTTTTCTATGGTGAAGAAAACAAACCTCTTATCGTTGGTGGTCGCTATGGATTAAGCTCCAAAGACACTACCCCCGGAATGATGTTCTCAGTATTTGACAATTTAGCTCTAAATGAACCCAAAAATCATTTTACAATTGGTATCATAGACGATGTTACTTTTACTTCACTTCCTATGCGTGAAATACAATGCTTATGCGAAGGTGGCGTATTCGAAGCAAAATTCTATGGCATTGGAAGCGATGGTACCGTTGGCGCAAATAAAAACTCCATCAAAATTATCGGTGAAAACACCAATAAATACGTTCAAGCATATTTTGCATACGACAGTAAAAAATCGGGTGGTGTTACCATATCGCACTTACGTTTTAGCGACAATGTTTTAAGATCGCCTTATTTGGTTTGCAACCCCGACTTTGTTGCTTGCCATGTTCCTGCGTATCTAGACAAATACGATATGCTTAAAGGATTAAAACGCAATGGAACATTCCTCTTAAACAGTATCTGGGATGCAGAAGAAACAAAAAAACATTTGCCCGACTCAATTAAAAAATATTTAGCAGAAAACGAAATAAATTTCTATATCATCAATGCTTCAAAAATAGCTGAAGAAATTGGTCTACCTGGCAGAACGAATACAATTATGCAAGCTGCCTTCTTCAAAGTTGCCAATGTTATTCCATACGATTTAGCTGTAAAAGCCATGAAAAAAGCTATCGAAAAAACATATGGCAAAAAAGGTGAAAAAGTAGTACAACTCAATTATGCCGCTGTAGATGCAGGCGAAAAAGTTATTAAAGTCGAAATACCACAAGATTGGAAAAATATAGTAGTTAAAGATACCACCCAAGACTCTCATTTACCTGACTTTATTAAAAAAGTTGTAAACCCCATCAATGCTCTTAAAGGCGATGATTTGCCAGTCAGCGCATTTTTAGATAGAGAAGACGGCACATTCCCAGCTGGAACTACAAAATATGAAAAACGTGGTATTGCTATTAATGTTCCAACCTGGATTTCAGACAACTGTATTCAATGTAACCAATGTTCATTTGTTTGTCCTCACGCTGCTATTCGTCCATTCTTACTTAATGAAGAAGAACTTAAAAATGCTCCCGAAGGCACTGTAACATTGAAAGCAAACGGTAAAGATTATGCTGGTTTACACTTCAGAATTCAAGTTAGTGTTCTCGATTGTACAGGTTGTGGTAATTGCGTTGATGTATGTCCAGCAAAAACGAAAGCCCTAGAATTTAAAACACTCGAAAGTCAACATGCTGAAATTAAACGTTGGGAATACTTATCAGAAAATGTTACCTATAAAACAATAGCCGATCCTACCTCAACCGTAAAAGCAAGCCAATTTGCACAACCACTCTTTGAATTTTCGGGTGCATGTGCTGGTTGTGGCGAAACACCCTATATTAAACTTATAACTCAACTTTTTGGCGATAGAATGATTGTTGCCAATGCTACAGGATGCAGCTCTATATACGGTGGTTCTGCTCCTTCAACTCCTTATTGTGCGAATAAAGAAGGTAAAGGAGTGGCTTGGGCAAACAGTTTATTCGAAGATAATGCTGAATACGGCTTTGGTATAGCATCGGGTGCTAAAAAACTCCGTGAACGTGTAAAACGTTATATGCAACAATTATTAAACGAAAACATTAATGCTCAAACCAAAGAAGCAATTCAGGCATGGATCGATAATTTTAATAATAGCACTACGACCAAAGAAGTTTCTGCTAAGGTAGCTGAAATGTTAAAAAAAGAAAATCACCCACTCTGTAATGAAATATTAGCATTAGAACAATACTTTGTAAAACCCAGTGTTTGGATTATTGGCGGCGACGGTTGGGCATACGATATTGGCTACGGTGGTTTAGACCATGTAATTGCATCGGGCGAAGATGTGAATATTTTAGTTCTCGACACCGAAGTATATTCCAACACAGGTGGTCAGGCATCAAAAGCTTCTCCTTTAGCTGCAGTTGCTAAATTTGCTGCTTCGGGTAAACGTATTCGTAAAAAAGACTTAGGACTCATAGCTACTACATACGGTTATGTTTATGTAGCACAAGTTTCGATGGGGGCTAGTCAATCACAGTACTTAAAAGCTATTCGCGAAGCCGAAGCTTACCAAGGTCCTTCTATTATAATTGCTTATGCTCCTTGTATCAATCATGGCTTACACGATGGCATGGGTAAATCACAAGAAGAAGCTAAATTAGCTGTTGAATGTGGCTACTGGACTTTGTATCGTTATAATCCAGAACTCGAAAAACAAGGACTAAATCCTTTCCAAATTGATAGCAAAGAACCCGACTGGAGCAAATTCCAAGCCTTTTTAAATAGCGAAGTCCGATTTACTTCACTTAAAAAGACTTTCCCACAAGAAGCTGAAATTTTATTTAAAGAAGCCGAAGAAAATGCAAAATGGCGTTATAATCAATACCGCAGATTAGCTAGCGCATTTGCAACTGAAAAAACAATATAA